The Coraliomargarita parva genome contains a region encoding:
- a CDS encoding DEAD/DEAH box helicase, with protein sequence MQTTFSDLGLKPELLEGIQRLGFESPSPIQAQTIPVALEGHDIVGLSQTGSGKTAAFGLPALESIDLDMKAAQVLILCPTRELAVQVCEEIHRLASALKGLEAVAVYGGAPIDRQIRALKKGAQIVVGTPGRVMDHLKRKTFRTDAVQLCILDEADRMLDMGFREDMEVILGALPEERQTLFFSATMNKGVTQLIRAFSQDPVEISIERKALTVETIEQSYYEVRSRSKLEVLSRLLDMETDPRGIVFCNTKQLVEEVCEALALRGYVVDRIHGDITQGNRERVIKKFRDGSVELLVATDVAARGLDIDDVSIVFNYDLPYDPEDYVHRIGRTGRAGRHGKSITFVYGREIYRLQEIERYTRQIIRRTRIPSQEEVEGRRADMVFNQVRDLLESGKFTNYEHLVDRLLDAGHMPTDIASALFDLLRRQDGRGTESIEEDHEPFLEELPKKGGKKKGKFGKKTWDRPKRDKFADKPKPFKPKADKKAGKPFKPKSEFVGTPKKKPAKQAKEAATSKRRFKRPD encoded by the coding sequence ATCCCCGTCGCCCTCGAGGGCCACGATATCGTCGGCCTGTCGCAGACCGGCTCCGGCAAGACCGCCGCCTTCGGCCTGCCGGCGCTTGAGTCCATCGACCTCGACATGAAGGCCGCGCAGGTTCTCATTCTCTGCCCGACCCGCGAACTAGCCGTACAGGTCTGTGAGGAAATTCACCGCCTGGCTTCCGCACTCAAGGGCCTGGAGGCCGTCGCCGTCTATGGCGGCGCTCCGATCGACCGCCAGATCCGCGCCTTGAAGAAGGGGGCGCAAATTGTGGTTGGCACCCCCGGTCGCGTGATGGACCATCTGAAGCGCAAGACCTTCCGCACCGATGCAGTCCAACTGTGCATCCTCGACGAGGCCGACCGTATGCTCGACATGGGCTTCCGCGAGGACATGGAGGTCATTCTGGGTGCCCTTCCGGAGGAACGGCAGACGCTCTTCTTTTCCGCCACCATGAACAAGGGCGTCACGCAACTGATCCGTGCCTTTAGCCAGGACCCGGTTGAGATCTCGATCGAGCGCAAGGCCCTCACCGTCGAAACCATCGAGCAAAGCTACTACGAGGTGCGTAGCCGTTCCAAGCTGGAGGTGCTGAGCCGTTTGCTCGATATGGAAACCGACCCCCGCGGGATTGTTTTCTGCAATACCAAGCAGCTGGTCGAGGAGGTCTGCGAAGCGCTGGCCCTCCGCGGCTATGTCGTCGACCGTATCCACGGTGACATTACGCAGGGCAACCGCGAGCGTGTAATCAAGAAGTTTCGCGATGGCTCGGTCGAGCTGCTTGTCGCCACCGATGTCGCCGCTCGCGGCCTGGATATCGACGATGTGAGCATTGTCTTCAACTACGACCTGCCTTATGACCCCGAGGACTATGTGCACCGCATCGGCCGGACCGGCCGCGCCGGACGCCATGGTAAGTCCATCACCTTTGTTTACGGCCGGGAGATCTACCGTCTCCAGGAAATCGAACGCTATACCCGGCAGATCATTCGCCGTACCCGGATTCCCTCCCAGGAGGAAGTCGAGGGCCGCCGCGCCGATATGGTCTTCAACCAGGTGCGCGACCTCCTCGAGTCCGGCAAGTTCACGAATTACGAGCATCTGGTGGACCGCCTGCTCGACGCCGGCCACATGCCCACCGATATCGCCAGCGCGCTCTTTGATCTGCTTCGCCGTCAAGACGGTCGTGGTACCGAGTCCATCGAGGAGGACCACGAACCCTTCCTCGAGGAACTTCCCAAGAAGGGCGGTAAGAAGAAGGGCAAGTTCGGCAAGAAAACATGGGACCGTCCGAAACGCGACAAGTTCGCCGACAAGCCCAAGCCTTTTAAGCCGAAGGCCGACAAGAAAGCCGGCAAACCCTTCAAGCCGAAGTCTGAATTTGTCGGCACCCCGAAGAAGAAGCCCGCCAAACAGGCAAAGGAGGCAGCGACTTCCAAACGCCGTTTTAAACGCCCGGACTAG